One genomic region from Microcebus murinus isolate Inina chromosome 32, M.murinus_Inina_mat1.0, whole genome shotgun sequence encodes:
- the ZNF581 gene encoding zinc finger protein 581: MLVLLSPQPLALYSSEAMEDPPRQTGRSPEPAPSSSTGSSQTSSPPRPNHYLLIDTQGVPYTVLVGEESQREPGADGASAQKKCYSCPVCSRVFEYMSYLQRHSITHSEVKPFECDTCGKAFKRASHLARHHSIHRAGGGRPHGCPLCPRRFRDAGELAQHSRVHSGERPFQCPHCPRRFMEQNTLQKHTRWKHP, from the coding sequence ATGCTGGTGCTGctgtcccctcagcccctggcactTTACTCCAGTGAGGCCATGGAGGACCCTCCCCGTCAGACAGGACGGTCCCCAGAACCTGCACCTTCCTCCTCCACGGGATCTTCCCAGACTTCATCCCCTCCAAGGCCCAATCACTACCTGCTCATTGACACCCAGGGTGTCCCCTACACGGTGCTGGTGGGTGAAGAGTCACAGAGGGAGCCAGGGGCTGATGGGGCCTCAGCCCAGAAAAAGTGCTACAGCTGCCCCGTGTGTTCAAGGGTCTTCGAGTACATGTCTTACCTTCAGCGACACAGCATCACCCACTCGGAGGTGAAGCCCTTCGAGTGTGACACCTGTGGGAAGGCATTTAAGCGGGCCAGCCACCTGGCAAGGCACCACTCCATTCATCGGGCAGGTGGTGGGCGGCCCCATGGCTGCCCACTCTGCCCTCGCCGCTTCCGGGATGCAGGTGAGCTGGCCCAGCACAGCCGGGTGCACTCAGGGGAGCGCCCGTTTCAGTGCCCACACTGCCCTCGCCGCTTTATGGAGCAGAACACGCTGCAGAAGCACACTCGGTGGAAGCACCCATGA
- the ZNF580 gene encoding zinc finger protein 580, which yields MLLLPPRPPHPRSSSPEAMDPPSPKAPPFPKVEGPSSTPSSAAGPRPPRLGRHLLIDANGVPYTYTVQLEEEPRAPPQREAPPGEPGPRKGYSCPECARVFASPLRLQSHRVSHSDLKPFTCGACGKAFKRSSHLSRHRATHRARAGPPHTCPLCPRRFQDAAELAQHVRLH from the coding sequence atgctgctgctgccgccgcggCCACCCCACCCTCGGTCCTCCTCTCCGGAGGCCATGGACCCACCGTCCCCCAAGGCTCCCCCTTTCCCCAAGGTGGAAGGCCCCTCCTCCACTCCTTCCTCGGCGGCAGGGCCCCGACCCCCGCGGCTGGGCCGCCACCTACTCATCGACGCCAACGGGGTCCCCTACACGTACACGGTGCAGCTGGAGGAGGAGCCCCGGGCACCGCCCCAGCGCGAGGCGCCCCCAGGAGAGCCCGGCCCTCGCAAGGGCTACAGCTGCCCAGAGTGCGCCCGTGTCTTTGCTAGCCCTCTGCGGCTGCAGAGCCACCGTGTATCGCACTCGGACCTCAAGCCCTTCACGTGCGGCGCCTGCGGAAAGGCCTTCAAGCGCTCCAGCCACCTGTCGCGGCACCGCGCCACGCACCGTGCCCGCGCGGGCCCACCGCACACCTGCCCGCTCTGCCCACGCCGCTTCCAGGACGCCGCAGAGCTGGCACAGCACGTGCGCCTCCACTAA
- the CCDC106 gene encoding coiled-coil domain-containing protein 106 → MNDRSSRRRTMKKDDEAFEISIPFDEAPHLDSQIFYSLSPSRGNFEEPPEAASPTLALMNSVKAQLHMALERNSWLQKRIEDLEEERDFLRCQLDKFISSARMDAEDHCRVKPGPRRVEGDSRGGAGGEASDLESAASSLSGASEEGSASERRRQRQKGSAGRRRLGKPKARERQRVKDADGVLCRYKKILGTFQKLKSMSRAFEHHRVDRNTVALTTPIAELLIVAPEKLAEVGEFDPSKERLLEYSRRCFLALDDETLKKVQALKKSKLLLPITYRFKR, encoded by the exons ATGAATGACCGAAGCAGCCGGAGGCGGACAA TGAAAAAGGATGATGAGGCCTTTGAGATCTCCATCCCCTTCGATGAAGCGCCCCACCTAGACTCACAGATCTTTTACAGTCTGAGTCCCTCTCGGGGAAACTTTGAGG AGCCCCCGGAGGCTGCATCCCCAACCCTAGCCCTAATGAACAGCGTCAAGGCCCAGCTACACATGGCCCTGGAGAGGAACTCCTGGTTGCAGAAGCGCATAGAGGACCTGGAGGAAGAGAGGGACTTCTTGCGGTGTCAGCTGGACAAATTCATCTCTTCTGCCCGGATGGATGCAG agGACCACTGCCGGGTGAAGCCCGGGCCCCGGCGAGTGGAGGGGGACAgccggggtggggcggggggcgaGGCCTCTGACCTGGAGTCAGCAGCCTCCTCCCTCAGCGGAGCGTCCGAAGAAGGCAGCGCCAGCGAGAggcggaggcagaggcagaagggaaGCGCTGGCCGGAGGCGCCTGGGGAAGCCCAAGGCCCGGGAGAGACAGCGGG TGAAGGACGCGGATGGGGTTCTCTGCCGCTACAAGAAGATCCTGGGCACCTTCCAGAAGCTGAAGAGCATGTCGCGAGCCTTCGAGCACCACCGCGTGGACCGCAACACGGTGGCGCTGACCACGCCCATCGCCGAGCTGCTCATTGTGGCCCCCGAGAAgctggctgaggtgggagagttCGACCCCTCCAAGGAGCGGCTGCTCGAGTACTCCCGCCGCTGCTTCCTGGCCCTGGACGACGAGACGCTCAAGAAGGTGCAGGCGCTCAAGAAGAGCAAGCTGCTGCTCCCCATCACCTACCGCTTCAAGCGGTGA